One Pectinophora gossypiella chromosome 21, ilPecGoss1.1, whole genome shotgun sequence genomic region harbors:
- the LOC126376794 gene encoding piggyBac transposable element-derived protein 4-like, with the protein MDYSSDDSMDDPDYEPEISIGPYDNLSTDSDSDSSSNIPLSRLRFSIPRRADSPNIPSSSGATSQYTEDEIVKNLIENVKWGMPRDNPPKSDEFTDVEGLKDIYQQMWAMGDPLDFYELLLTRDIVDVLVDQTNLYATQYLVSEEVDISAHSRTHSWRPVDAPEMYRFLALIGWMGLVKLPNIRDYWRKHRLYGLPLARKIMARNRFELILKFLHCSDNEQAPKDDRLAKIQNVLDMFIRNYQLVYTPGQKICIDESLIPWRGRLLFRQYIPNKRHKYGIKLFKLCTDKGFTWNIIIYCGKSKTDQKDVSEKVCMDLAQKLLDHGRILYTDNYYTSVPLAYRLIHRKTGLVGTLRLSRKHLPKELVTANLKKGEVIGMESIDGKIAVNKWRDRRNVATLSTAHSAKKLVKVKTKRRPEVWKPESIVDYNSGKSSIDVSDQMASYGSALRRCTKWYRKLLIELVWGTSLVNAHFLYNKYTRKPQISITTFREEVIDAMLTKYGNDTRDDSPRSGPRPKTHLMIDNVSNNKKRRGRCKGCYAIYGNKGLIVGGKRKLARQVSTICNVCRHFYCRTCFNEAHK; encoded by the coding sequence ATGGATTATTCAAGCGATGATTCTATGGATGACCCAGATTATGAACCCGAAATTAGTATTGGGCCCTATGACAACCTAAGCACCGATAGTGACAGCGACAGCTCCAGTAACATCCCTTTATCAAGGTTGAGGTTCAGTATACCACGACGAGCAGATTCTCCTAACATACCTAGTTCTTCAGGGGCTACAAGTCAATATACTGAAGACGAAATAgttaaaaatctcatcgaaaatgTAAAATGGGGTATGCCAAGAGATAATCCTCCAAAATCTGATGAATTCACAGACGTTGAAGGTTTGAAAGACATTTATCAACAAATGTGGGCTATGGGTGATCCTCTTGATTTTTACGAGTTGCTGCTTACTAGAGACATTGTTGACGTTCTCGTAGATCAGACAAATCTCTATGCTACGCAGTACCTTGTTAGTGAAGAGGTCGATATATCAGCACATTCCAGAACACATTCGTGGCGTCCTGTTGATGCACCTGAAATGTATAGATTCCTGGCATTGATTGGATGGATGGGCCTGGTAAAATTACCGAACATAAGGGATTATTGGCGAAAGCACAGGCTATACGGATTACCCTTAGCTCGCAAAATTATGGCCCGAAATAGGTTTGAGCTAATTCTAAAATTTTTACACTGTTCCGATAATGAGCAGGCGCCAAAAGATGATCGTTTAGCGAAGATTCAAAACGTTTTAGACATGTTTATCCGCAATTATCAATTGGTGTATACGCCTGGACAAAAAATCTGCATTGACGAGAGTCTTATCCCCTGGCGAGGAAGACTACTATTTCGCCAATATATTCCAAATAAAAGACACAAATACGGGATCAAATTGTTCAAGCTGTGTACGGATAAGGGGTTTACTtggaatatcataatttattgtgGTAAATCAAAGACAGATCAGAAGGATGTTTCAGAAAAAGTTTGCATGGATTTAGCACAAAAACTTTTGGATCATGGACGTATCCTTTACACGGACAATTATTATACAAGTGTTCCACTTGCCTATCGACTGATACATAGGAAAACTGGACTAGTTGGAACGCTAAGACTAAGCAGAAAACATCTACCGAAGGAATTAGTCACAGCCAATTTGAAGAAAGGAGAGGTGATCGGAATGGAAAGCATAGACGGCAAGATAGCAGTCAACAAATGGAGGGACAGACGTAACGTAGCTACGCTCTCAACGGCACATTCAGCAAAGAAACTCGTAAAAGTAAAGACAAAGAGAAGGCCTGAAGTATGGAAGCCTGAGAGTATAGTGGATTATAACAGCGGAAAATCATCAATTGACGTAAGCGACCAAATGGCGTCCTACGGCTCTGCACTCCGCCGGTGCACGAAGTGGTATAGGAAGCTGTTGATAGAGCTAGTTTGGGGAACCTCGCTTGTCAATGCCCACTTTTTATACAACAAATACACTCGAAAGCCCCAAATATCTATCACCACATTCAGAGAAGAAGTCATCGATGCAATGTTGACTAAATATGGCAATGATACTCGGGATGATTCACCAAGATCAGGCCCACGTCCTAAAACCCACTTGATGATCGACAATGtgtcaaataacaaaaaaaggaGAGGACGCTGCAAGGGTTGCTACGCTATTTATGGCAATAAAGGCTTGATTGTAGGCGGTAAAAGAAAACTTGCAAGACAAGTTTCCACAATTTGCAATGTTTGCAGACATTTTTACTGCAGAACCTGCTTCAATGAAgcacacaaataa
- the LOC126376887 gene encoding uncharacterized protein LOC126376887, with protein MSGFTWSNENVITLIELFQERQVLWNTQMDEYKDRNKKHDAWMQIAAEFNLDKQAIEKKMRSLIGQFQRECKKPKSGAGADDIPKWFAYKKLLFLKDRNKPEETVDGGLSVNETESEKQISDTNTDSGVPNEKPFTAPKTFRKRFRPQVTEDKTSEEALKLLKEMYESRRERDETDIFGEYVARKLKEIKNTHARNTAQYHINNILFSASTGEYDWPTNTMERPSNAAGAFGYNSVPSPSTSSVNISTDSREYINTPSPSTSLDKTSITNVPQFSEDSTQSFDDLLQSIQNK; from the exons ATGTCTGGTTTTActtggagtaatgaaaatgtgaTCACATTGATTGAACTATTTCAAGAGAGACAAGTCTTGTGGAATACGCAGATGGATGAATACAAGGATCGAAATAAAAAACATGACGCGTGGATGCAAATTGCGGCTGAATTTAATTTAGATAAACAGgcgattgaaaaaaaaatgcggTCACTTATAGGCCAATTTCAGAGAGAGTGTAAGAAGCCTAAATCAGGTGCGGGGGCTGACGATATACCTAAATGGTTTGCGtataaaaaacttttatttttaaaagatcgAAATAAGCCAGAAGAAACTGTTGATGGGGGATTGTCG GTCAACGAAACTGAAAGCGAAAAACAAATAAGTGACACTAATACTGACTCCGGCGTACCAAATGAGAAGCCATTCACTGCCCCGAAAACATTTCGTAAAAGATTCAGGCCACAAGTTACAGAAGATAAAACATCAGAGGAAGCTTTGAAACTCTTAAAAGAAATGTATGAGAGTAGACGCGAGAGAGACGAAACTGATATTTTTGGAGAATATGTCGCAAGAAAACTTaaagaaatcaaaaatactCATGCCAGAAATACCGCGCAAtatcatattaataatattttgttcagTGCTTCCACGGGAGAATATGATTGGCCAACCAATACGATGGAGAGACCCAGTAATGCTGCTGGTGCTTTCGGATACAACAGTGTACCAAGTCCATCCACTTCTTCGGTTAATATTAGCACTGATAGCAGAGAATATATCAATACACCAAGTCCATCCACTTCATTGGATAAAACTTCAATTACCAACGTCCCACAATTCAGTGAAGATTCTACGCAATCATTTGATGATTTGTTGCAATCAATCCAAAACAAATGA
- the LOC126376870 gene encoding putative nuclease HARBI1 produces the protein MEEVLIGLAFIFCLKKKKKRRSYWMRRTLKAREHYSATKYLEDLGIDGCLNDFLRMNSSEFEFLLNLVGKNIAKQDTNWRKSINYTERFAVTLRFLATGCSYGSLGDVFKISHQLISMIIPEVCEAVVEGLQEYLHMPTSAQEWLQVANNFFNLWNFPHCLGSIDGKHVAIQKPIGSGSEYYNYKGFYSVVLLALVDAEYNFLYVNIGCQGRITDGGVFANTLLRKKIIERNLNLPRDCPLPGRTTPVPYVFVTDDAFPLEKHLLKPFLGPQDNNTKERKFNYRTSRARRTVENAFGILSARFRVLRSIILLDPQKTTTLIMACVLLHNFLRKTKSSTIYAPPQYYDKENSDGTHTSGQWRSDTQQLTSLQPVETQTEDGKVIRNEFADYFSHQGLLDWASSYY, from the exons ATGGAAGAAGTGCTAATAGGTTTGgcctttattttttgtttgaaaaaaaagaagaaaaggcGATCTTACTGGATGCGTCGAACTCTGAAAGCGAGAGAACATTACAGTGCTACAAAATATTTGGAGGATTTGGGTATTGATGGCTGTTTGAACGATTTTTTAAGAATGAACagttcagaatttgaatttctcCTGAATTTAGTCGGAAAGAATATTGCTAAGCAGGATACTAATTGGAGGAAATCTATAAATTATACAGAAAGATTTGCAGTTACATTAAGGTTTTTAGCAACCGGTTGCAGTTACGGTAGTCTTGGAGATGTGTTCAAAATATCACACCAACTTATAAGTATGATCATACCGGAAGTATGCGAGGCTGTCGTCGAGGGATTACAAGAATATTTACAC atgcCAACATCTGCTCAAGAATGGTTACAGGTTGCAAATAATTTTTTTAATCTGTGGAATTTTCCCCATTGCCTGGGAAGTATCGACGGAAAACACGTAGCCATACAAAAACCAATAGGAAGCGGAAGCGAATATTACAATTACAAAGGATTTTATAGTGTTGTTCTTTTAGCATTGGTTGACGCTGAATATAATTTTTTATACGTAAATATTGGGTGCCAAGGACGTATAACTGATGGCGGAGTATTTGCAAACACACTCttacgaaaaaaaataattgaacgtAATTTGAATTTACCAAGAGATTGCCCACTTCCAGGAAGAACCACACCTGTTCCTTATGTATTTGTAACAGATGACGCATTTCCGTTAGAAAAGCATTTGCTAAAACCTTTTCTAGGACCCCAGGACAACAATACTAAAGagagaaaatttaattatagaaCGAGCCGCGCAAGAAGAACGGTAGAGAATGCGTTTGGAATTTTGTCAGCCAGATTTAGAGTATTacgaagtataattttattagatcCACAAAAGACTACTACTTTAATTATGGCATGTGTGCTTCTACATAATTTTTTGAGGAAAACCAAATCAAGCACTATTTACGCCCCAcctcaatattatgataaggaAAATTCAGATGGTACGCATACTTCCGGACAATGGAGATCAGATACACAGCAGTTAACATCACTGCAACCAGTTGAAACACAGACAGAAGATGGGAAAGTAATAAGAAATGAGTTTGCTGATTATTTTTCACACCAAGGTTTACTGGATTGGGCTTCTAGCTATTATTAA
- the LOC126376898 gene encoding uncharacterized protein LOC126376898 has product MSKLPVDVQQEFMDRKRQAQLDRILLPDAPPRKRRTQRPSPERGAIEFISTSNAPAGQVVSVSVDFIIIAPEATDVAGGEVVGTTDEFYMVPSPEPAASVVAAPAPVVAAPAGDYDSDILSFMSSHP; this is encoded by the exons ATGTCTAAACTGCCAGTAGATGTTCAACAGGAATTTATGGACAGAAAGCGGCAGGCGCAATTAGATCGCATATTATTGCCTGATGCGCCTCCACGAAAGCGCCGCACGCA ACGTCCATCGCCAGAACGCGGTGCAATAGAATTTATTTCGACTTCCAATGCACCTGCTGGCCAGGTAGTCTCCGTGTCTGTCGACTTCATTATTATTG CCCCCGAAGCCACCGACGTCGCTGGCGGAGAAGTGGTCGGGACTACCGACGAATTTTATATGG tACCGTCACCCGAACCTGCCGCATCTGTTGTCGCTGCGCCTGCTCCCGTCGTTGCTGCACCCGCTGGTGACTACGACTCAGATATACTCAGTTTCATGAGTAGTCACCCCTAA
- the LOC126376795 gene encoding uncharacterized protein LOC126376795 has product MESGFSKANSTNLPKIDAVMLGTFFATNSDFCSSEFRNVKTSMSSRASYGDDAISYVQLKRDAHLCTVKCKMCPEHKVHAKLYGCTLIIDEEDDVIVSVVCEDCVASRGGCKHAIAFLFWVHRRSEEPSCTSTECYWKKSKLSRVGSTLKSITTKQLSKSSPLLPANNIVLTKFIEEGRRRKVHDCELLRYQPNYSPSETEALSMHQLMLKYKEKCVDTFLSNVIITTALIEKVKEETLEQSKSNLWFELSYGRITASKAYEVSRCKTADGTLVSLILGGKIPETKHMKRGRVLEDQVRRTVEDMLKKKNYQVRSCIE; this is encoded by the exons ATGGAGTCCGGATTTAGTAAAGCAAATTCGACTAATCTACCAAAAATTGACGCTGTTATGCTCGGAACATTTTTCGCAACTAACAGTGATTTTTGTTCTTCGGAATTTCGCAACGTTAAGACTTCAAT gtcTTCTAGAGCATCATACGGAGACGATGCTATTAGCTACGTGCAGCTCAAGCGTGACGCCCATTTGTGCACAGTGAAATGCAAAATGTGTCCAGAACACAAAGTTCACGCTAAACTATATGGATGCACCCTGATTATTGATGAAGAAGATGATGTGATTGTTTCAGTAGTATGTGAGGACTGTGTTGCTTCAAGAGGTGGTTGCAAACACGCAAtcgcttttttattttgggttcACCGTCGTAGCGAGGAGCCTTCTTGTACATCAACCGAGTGCTATTGGAAAAAATCAAAGTTGTCTAGAGTTGGCAGTACTTTGAAATCAATCACGACCAAACAACTGTCAAAGAGCAGCCCCTTATTGCCAGCAAATAACATAGTTCTGACAAAATTTATAGAAGAAGGAAGGAGAAGAAAAGTGCATGACTGCGAGCTTTTAAGATATCAACCCAATTATTCTCCGAGCGAAACTGAAGCACTTTCAATGCATCAGCTTATGCTAAAATATAAAGAGAAATGTGTTGATACATTTTTGAGCAATGTTATCATTACAACAGCTCTAATTGAGAAGGTTAAAGAAGAAACATTAGAGCAATCCAAAAGCAATCTCTGGTTTGAATTAAGCTATGGCCGGATAACCGCATCAAAGGCATATGAAGTTAGTCGTTGCAAAACAGCTGACGGTACACTTGTATCTTTGATACTAGGTGGAAAAATTCCAGAAACCAAACATATGAAACGGGGCCGTGTGCTTGAAGATCAAGTGAGAAGAACCGTGGAAGAtatgctaaaaaaaaaaaattaccaagTGCGGTCTTGTATTGAGTAG
- the LOC126376877 gene encoding formin-like protein 1 has product MSTIKKHIFTPLEKKTFLDILKRYSSVIENKDTDGASLRAKNEAWDIVTREYNASPHATNQVTNKQLRRLWMNLKQRQREALTKERQHRLATGGGPATSDAVVDPDVSEVAPALIVGIDDAVDSDTIPVTADLAVQEVNMDLQPVSCLPSTSSQIPSTSAFSSSPFPCAVVTQAPLALAPTRTTLTPPPPGVGPLLSLTANTPPPALPTTTPPPPLPTSTPPPPPLTASTPPPPLPTSTPPPRLPTPPPRFPTPPLINPSNTATQTFQRHKSSILDKEYKDRQRRANEIHELEVLLLRERIREAKARADLGVRQASGLKKKWARKNNLTIPKNSTLIEKNSTCCKKISTITVLDL; this is encoded by the exons ATGTCAACAATTAAAAAGCATATTTTTACTCCcctcgagaagaaaacttttttggatATATTGAAAAGATACTCCTCGGTGATAGAGAATAAGGATACCGATGGCGCTTCATTACGCGCAAAAAATGAAGCTTGGGATATTGTAACCAGAGAGTACAACGCAAGCCCTCATGCTACCAATCAG gttacaaataaacaacttagGAGATTGTGGATGAACCTCAAGCAGCGGCAAAGGGAAGCACTGACAAAAGAACGTCAACATCGGCTAGCTACTGGAGGAGGGCCTGCAACCAGTGATGCAGTTGTAGACCCAGATGTGTCTGAGGTGGCCCCTGCTCTAATAGTTGGTATCGATGATGCTGTTGACTCTGATACAATTCcag TAACCGCTGACCTTGCCGTCCAAGAAGTAAATATGGACTTGCAGCCCGTCTCTTGTCTTCCCTCAACTTCTTCCCAAATACCATCCACCAGTGCATTTTCTTCATCACCATTCCCATGCGCTGTTGTTACACAAGCACCACTTGCCCTTGCCCCAACCCGGACAACATTGACACCACCTCCACCTGGAGTAGGTCCACTACTGTCTCTCACTGCAAACACTCCACCACCAGCTCTCCCTacaaccactccaccaccacctctccctacatccactccaccaccaccacctcttactgcttccactccaccaccacctcttcctacatccactccaccaccacgtcTTCCTACCCCACCTCCACGTTTTCCTACTCCACCTCTTATTAACCCATCAAATACAGCTACCCAAACTTTTCAAAGGCATAAAAGTTCTATTCTGGATAAGGAATATAAAGACAGACAGAGACGGGCTAATGAGATTCATGAGTTGGAGGTTTTATTGTTAAGAGAAAGAATAAGAGAAGCGAAGGCGAGAGCAGACCtcggtgtgcgtcaagctagcggcctcaaaaaaaaatgggcacgaaaaaataatttgaccataccaaaaaatagtactcttattgaaaaaaatagtacctgttgtaaaaaaattagtaccatcacggttctggatttatag
- the LOC126376881 gene encoding transcription factor Adf-1-like, producing the protein MNKEKLIEEVRRYPYLYDASDAKYADSVKRDQTWKSIARTLSSTESECKKTWANLRESYRRAVVKKRTKSGQAATTSKKWQFEEEMSFLLPHMKQRKTISSLTEDDSEVDENVDVNELLSNHDDSSMSLNEELNITNRPESSATNTSANSPLFPNIPKRKRLKGTQECTSASAQLLQYLLKEKEAKKDDEIDQFFSSIATTVKKLNRYSQSVLKSRIFNMVSEFELQEIQEQTNFYAGASRYNTDIESPSIYNTHNIGPSGYNTDNTGPSGYNTHNIRSSNYNLHNAGPSGYNTRTAGSSDYNIHNAGPSDSNTPMNAELSGNNPPVLEESILNSELPNAKQNNDS; encoded by the exons ATGAACAAAGAAAAACTTATAGAAGAAGTGCGAAGATACCCCTATCTGTATGATGCCAGTGACGCAAAATACGCAGATTCTGTCAAAAGGGATCAAACATGGAAATCCATTGCTAGAACGTTGTCTTCAACAG aatcGGAGTGCAAGAAAACCTGGGCAAACTTAAGAGAAAGCTATAGAAGGGCAGTTGTTAAGAAACGCACAAAAAGTGGTCAGGCTGCTACCACATCAAAAAAATGGCAATTTGAAGAAGAGATGTCTTTTTTGTTGCCGCATAtgaaacaaagaaaaacaatttcatCATTAACGGAAGATGACAGTGAAGTTGACGAAAATGTTGATGTTAACGAATTGTTGTCAAATCACGATGATTCTTCTATGTCACTGAATGAAGAACTTAATATCACCAACCGACCAGAATCTTCTGCAACAAATACGTCAGCAAACTCTCCTTTGTTTCCGAATATACCTAAAAGAAAGCGATTGAAAGGGACCCAAGAATGTACCTCAGCATCAGCTCAACTTTTACAATATTTACTTAAAGAAAAAGAGGCAAAAAAGGATGACGAGATTGACCAGTTTTTTTCGAGCATTGCAACAacagtaaaaaaattaaatcgttACAGCCAATCTGTTCTGAAGTCTAGAATATTCAACATGGTgtctgaatttgaattacaaGAAATCCAGGAACAAACAAATTTCTATGCTGGTGCTTCACGATACAATACTGATATTGAAAGTCCTTCGATTTATAACACCCACAATATAGGACCTTCGGGTTATAACACCGACAATACAGGACCTTCGGGTTATAACACCCACAATATAAGATCTTCGAATTATAACCTCCATAATGCAGGCCCTTCGGGCTATAATACCCGCACTGCAGGATCTTCAGATTATAATATCCATAATGCAGGCCCTTCCGACTCTAATACCCCCATGAATGCAGAGCTTTCAGGCAATAATCCTCCAGTTTTAGAAGAATCGATATTGAACAGTGAATTGCCTAATGCTAAACAGAATAATGATTCCTAA
- the LOC126376868 gene encoding uncharacterized protein LOC126376868, with the protein MSRFTTRELAIIAIALEDEERSARNNSRRFWVHKMLKARRAEGEFWQIQRHLLDDEEKFYIYFHMNRYLFDYILSFIEKDITKKNTKFRQAITPIEKIAVTLRYMITGSSARTLSSSFRLGESTIRSIIQEVCNAIINKLMGIFIPTPIEERWKSIAEGFQDRWNFPNCIGAIDGKHVNIIAPANSGSLYFNYKKHFSVVLMAVVDDKYRFIIVDIGAFGRNSDGGIFASSKLARRLESNSLHIPNDKPLPGSNRDIPHVFIGDEAFPLMKNLMRPYPRCRGLSEAQTTFNERLSRARKVVEDAFGILYQKFGIYNKSINMNPIHVDTLILATCILHNIMRSYEIEYLNQHEMQQPIHRNENGFLQPILLENGMNSAENAFNIRDLFSSYFQSPEGQVPWLHQNI; encoded by the exons ATGTCCCGATTTACAACCCGCGAGCTAGCAATTATTGCTATTGCACTTGAGGATGAAGAGAGAAGCGCAAGAAATAACAGTCGAAGATTTTGGGTACATAAAATGCTGAAAGCAAGGCGTGCAGAAGGAGAATTTTGGCAGATCCAGAGACACCTATTAGATGACGAAGAAAAGTTCTACATTTACTTTCATATGAATCGGTATTTATTTGACTACATATTATCATTTATTGAAAAAGACATAACAAAGAAGAATACGAAATTCAGACAAGCCATAACACCAATAGAAAAAATTGCCGTCACGTTAAG ATACATGATCACGGGAAGTTCGGCAAGGACGTTGAGTTCAAGCTTTAGATTAGGCGAATCAACAATCCGATCAATTATACAAGAAGTATGTAACGCAATCATAAACAAATTAATGGGAATTTTCATTCCAACACCAATTGAAGAGCGGTGGAAAAGTATAGCTGAAGGATTTCAAGACAGATGGAATTTTCCAAATTGCATCGGCGCTATAGATGGGAAGCATGTCAACATCATAGCACCTGCTAATAGTGGTTCgctgtattttaattataaaaaacactTTTCTGTTGTACTAATGGCTGTGGTTGATGATAAATATAGATTTATAATAGTTGATATAGGTGCTTTTGGTAGAAATAGTGACGGTGGAATATTTGCATCTTCGAAATTAGCGAGACGTCTTGAAAGTAATTCATTACATATTCCAAACGATAAACCACTACCTGGAAGTAACAGAGATATACCACATGTTTTCATAGGAGATGAGGCGTTTCCTCTAATGAAAAATTTAATGAGGCCATACCCTCGTTGTCGTGGCTTATCTGAAGCACAAACTACATTCAATGAACGTTTATCACGAGCACGCAAAGTTGTGGAAGATGCGTTTGGAATATTGTACCAGAAATTTGGCATTTATAACAAAAGTATTAATATGAACCCGATACACGTTGACACATTGATACTAGCGACatgtattttacataatattatgcgaAGTTATGAAATAGAGTATCTAAATCAACATGAGATGCAGCAACCAATACACCGCAACGAGAATGGTTTCCTGCAACCTATCCTACTAGAAAACGGAATGAACAGTGCAGAAAATGCTTTTAATATTCGAGACTTgttttcatcttactttcaatcTCCTGAAGGGCAAGTTCCATGGCTGcatcaaaatatttaa